From Sus scrofa isolate TJ Tabasco breed Duroc chromosome 18, Sscrofa11.1, whole genome shotgun sequence, a single genomic window includes:
- the CCDC136 gene encoding coiled-coil domain-containing protein 136 isoform X11, which translates to MEAGAGAGAGAAGWSCPGPGPTVTTLGSYEVSDGCERKKGQRWGSLERRGMQAMEGEVLLPALYEEEEEEEEEEEGEEEDDQVQKGGSGGSLSLSKHRGLSLTETELEELRAQVLQLVAELEETRELAGQHEDDSLELQGLLEDERLASAQQAEVFTKQIQQLQGELRSLREEISLLERDKEYELKEIEQELHLARAEIQNLRQAAEDSATDHESDIASLQEDICRMRNELEDMERIRGEYEMEITTLRAEMEMKTSDPSNSLSLSDFSEMQEELQQLRDRYRFLNEEYQALQESNSSLTGQLAELESERTRRATERWLESQTLRSMMSAESQTSEADFLEPDPEMHLLRQQLLGAEEQMHDMQSKCKKLCCELQELQHHHRTSEEEQRRLQRELKCAQNEVLRFQTSHDVTQNEELRTRLCALQQKYDASQDEQNELLKVQLQLQAELRQLKITKSQVVESQSEKELLCRLQKLQLQYQNITCEKDKLLDVQQQLRDNLQCHEAEVQHLKGVVASFQDSREKYTEMRAQLQEVKRLHQTSRDALEQQKHMYDQLEQDFLLCQEELQQLKTTQAIQEDKGQCANKCDTLLFRLTELQERYKASQKEMGQLQMQQCELLEEQRRMQEEQGQLQEELHRLTFPLPKSGLFHKSQELLTKLQNLCELQLLYQGMQEEQKKLIQNQECVIKEQLELHSALQHFKESGFREVLEGPENSRSPKSSKCGNSSKSKVIVAQIEVLQELYEASQTEQERLHKEQERLLEERKRLQADLQLCLEEMQLLQAQSPSLKMSLESYKKSYGSTTASREDKSCDIDDNESYHKSYSSSSQASEESFLKSYDSSSSNTRESWGRSYRSSSSSTACKRSYGSSSSSDVFHKSYVSSSADNELAEPEDVECLEVTVAKVLVKLQGVQGLYQLSQEEHSLLQERMKKLLDKQKELKEELDACEKEFKECMECFEKPAEKPATSQNDKNENMFGMWKPMVFLALAAVALYVLPNMRPQETEFCLME; encoded by the exons ATGGAGGCGGGCGCCGGGGCCGGCGCGGGCGCCGCGGGCTGGAGCTGCCCGGGTCCAG GACCCACAGTGACCACTTTAGGCTCCTACGAGGTGTCTGACGGTTGTGAGAGGAAGAAAGGCCAACGCTGGGGGTCCCTGGAAAGGCGTGGAATGCAAGCCATGGAGG GGGAAGTGTTACTCCCAGCCCTCtacgaggaggaagaggaggaggaagaggaagaagagggggaagaagaggatGATCAGGTGCAAAAGGGAGGAAGCGGGGGCTCCTTGTCCCTCAGTAAGCACCGGGGCCTGAGCCTCACGGAGACCGAACTGGAGGAGCTGAGGGCTCAggtgctgcagctggtggcagagctggaggagaCCCGGGAACTGGCAGGGCAGCATGAGGATGACTCGCTGGAGCTGCAGG GGCTCCTGGAGGATGAGCGGCTGGCCAGCGCCCAGCAGGCAGAGGTGTTCACCAAGCAGATCCAGCAGCTCCAAG GCGAGCTGCGCTCTCTGCGGGAGGAGATTTCCCTTTTGGAGCGTGACAAAGAATATGAACTTAAGGAGATAGAACAGGAGCTGCACTTGGCCCGGGCTGAGATCCAGAATCTGCGGCAAGCAGCGGAAGATTCTGCGACCGATCACGAGAGTGACATCGCCTCCCTGCAGGAGGATATCTGCCGGATGCGGAATGAACTCGAGGACATGGAGCGCATCCGGGGAGAGTATGAGATGGAGATCACCACGCTCCGCgcagaaatggaaatgaagaccTCTGACCCTTCCAACAGCTTAAGTCTCTCCGACTTCTCTGAGATGCAAG AAGAGTTGCAGCAGCTGCGGGACCGCTACCGCTTCCTGAATGAGGAGTACCAGGCCCTGCAGGAGAGCAACAGCAGCCTCACAGGGCAGCTTGCAGAGCTGGAGAGTGAGAG GACACGAAGAGCAACAGAAAGGTGGCTGGAGTCCCAAACACTGCGGAGTATGATGTCAGCAGAGTCTCAGACTTCAGAAGCCGACTTCCTGGAGCCTGATCCTGAAATGCATTTGTTGCGACAGCAGCTGCTGGGAGCTGAGGAGCAGATGCATGACATGCAGAGCAAG TGTAAGAAATTGTGTTGTGAGTTGCAAGAGCTGCAGCATCATCACCGGACCAGCGAGGAGGAGCAAAGGCGGCTGCAGAGGGAGCTCAAGTGCGCACAGAACGAGGTGCTTCGGTTTCAGACTTCCCATGACGTCACCCAG AACGAGGAGCTGCGGACCAGACTCTGTGCCCTACAGCAAAAGTATGATGCTAGCCAGGATGAGCAGAATGAGCTCTTGAAGGTGCAGCTACAACTTCAGGCTGAGCTCCGGCAGCTCAAAATCACGAAATCCCAAGTCGTAGAAAGCCAGAGTGAGAAG GAGTTACTGTGCCGGctccagaagctgcagctgcagtaccAGAACATCACGTGTGAAAAGGACAAGCTGCTGGACGTGCAGCAGCAGCTGCGGGACAACCTGCAGTGCCACGAGGCGGAGGTGCAGCACCTCAAGGGCGTCGTGGCCTCCTTCCAAGACAGCAGAGAGAAG tACACGGAGATGCGCGCCCAGCTGCAGGAGGTGAAGCGGCTCCACCAGACCAGCCGGGATGCGCTGGAGCAGCAGAAGCACATGTACGATCAGCTTGAGCAGGACTTCCTGCTCTGCCAGGAGGAGCTGCAACAGCTCAAGACCACCCAGGCCATCCAAGAGGACAAGGGGCAATGTGCGAATAAG TGTGACACCCTGCTCTTCAGACTGACAGAATTGCAGGAGAGGTACAAGGCCAGCCAGAAGGAGATGGGccagctgcagatgcagcagtGCGAGCTcctggaggagcagaggaggaTGCAGGAGGAGCAGGGCCAGCTGCAAGAAGAGCTGCACAGGCTCACGTTCCCGCTGCCCAAATCTGGTCTCTTCCACAAG AGTCAGGAGCTACTTACAAAGTTACAAAACCTGTGTGAACTCCAGTTGCTCTACCAAGGCATGCAGGAGGAGCAGAAAAAACTGATACAGAATCAAGAATGTGTAATAAAGGAGCAGTTAGAACTGCACAGCGCACTGCAGCATTTCAAGGAGTCTGGTTTCCGGGAAGTGTTGGAGGGTCCTGAGAATTCCAGATCACCCAAGTCCTCAAAATGTGGTAACAGTAGCAAG TCCAAGGTGATCGTCGCCCAGATAGAGGTTCTGCAGGAGCTGTACGAGGCCAGTCAGACCGAGCAGGAGCGGCTGCACAAGGAGCAGGAGCGGCTGCTGGAGGAGCGGAAGAGGCTGCAGGCCGACTTGCAGCTCTGCCTGGAAGAAATGCAGCTGCTCCAAGCCCAGTCCCCTTCTCTAAAAATGAGCCTTGAGTCCTACAAGAAGAGTTACGGGAGCACGACCGCCAGCAGAGAGGACAAGAGCTGTGACATTGATGACAACGAGAGCTATCACAAGAgctacagcagcagcagccaggccaGCGAAGAGAGCTTTCTCAAGAGCTatgacagcagcagcagcaacaccagggAGTCCTGGGGGAGGAGTtaccgcagcagcagcagcagcactgccTGTAAGAGGAGTtacggcagcagcagcagctctgacgTCTTTCACAAGAGTTATGTCAGCAGCAGCGCTGACAACGAACTTGCCGAGCCTGAGGATGTGGAG tgCTTAGAGGTCACGGTTGCCAAGGTGTTGGTCAAGCTGCAGGGAGTGCAGGGCCTGTACCAGCTCAGCCAGGAGGAGCACAGCCTGCTGCAGGAGCGGATGAAGAAGCTGCTGGACAAACAGAAAGAGCTGAAGGAAGAGCTGGATGCCTGTGAGAAGGAATTCAAGGAGTGCATGGAATGCTTCGAGAAGCCCGCTGAGAAGCCCGCTACCTCCCAGAACGACAAGAACGAG